CCTTTGCTTGTGGGAGGCAGCTGAGATAGAAGACTTGCCTGATAATGTTCACTTCCTTCAAGACCGGGGGTGTGAGATTGAGGGAGTCAAGTTCTTTGGTTTAGGATATAATCATCCAGAGAGCTTGATACCCAGGGGTATAGACGTTCTTGTGACCCATGAACCGCCAATCATGATATTGGACGAAAGCAACAACACACATTGGGGGAATAGTCCTCTTCGTAGTCAGGTGATGAGAACGAAACCTAAATATCATCTGTTTGGTCATGTTCATTCTGCTTACGGGATTGAGAAACATGAAGATATAGTGTTTTCAAATGGCTCTTCCCTTGATGATTATTATGAAGTTTGCCATAGTCCTCGTTTGATTACATTGTGATAATATGTTTTTTATAGTATGGTTAATTCGTTTCTCAATATAAAGTTTCTTATCATGTGCTGTTACGGTTGCCTGGTATAAGAATCTAAAACTCACAATTGATTATATTTGGAGAAATATATTCGTCCCCTTAAACCTTTTCAAAGGTGGGGACACAATTCTAATAATAAATTTCCTGTCACTTCTGTCACTCTGAATGAGGATGTAACAGGTTAGTTTACAGGTGTTTCTGTCTAAATGTTAAAATGACAGCAAACTGAAAATAAAAGTATTGTTAGATTTAGGTCTGTTATTCTCTCATGCTGTGAGCGTAATAGTGTAATGCTCCTTTCGCCTATCAGTTGTAATAAGAATGTGAAAACCAAGATGTAGATTTGGAGTTGTCATAGGAAAACGTTATATTTGCAGAAAATAAGCTGCACTCGGCAAATTGAAAGCAAGCTTTCTTTGCTCTCGTTTGCATTATTTTTGCAGAAAAATATAAACAGGAGGTATAATTATGGCAGGCACAATGACAAACATCGAGAACAAAACGATACGCATGTATTGGAACGCATTGCGTTCGATGAGTAAGAACATTCGGTTGGGCTTAGCTGTGAAGCTTACTAACTCTGTACTCGAGGAAGAACGCAAGGAAATGTCAGACGAAGCTTATACAGAAGAAATGCTTAATAAGTTTTTTGGGAAGTGGGAAGGAAACGAAACTGCTGAAGAATTGATGGGTATCATCAAGCAGAATTCGAGTTCAAGTGAACCAATTAGCTTTGAAGGCGTATGAAAAGTAAGAGCCAACATGGTCAGGTTTTGCTTGATAGCAATGTTCTAATTCATCTCTTACGTAAGAATGAAAGTGTACGGCAACACATCTTGGAAACAGGGTGGCGCAACTGTTGTGTGTCTGAGATTTCTATTGTCGAGTTACTTTATGGAGCAGAATGTAGTGCATATCCAGAAAAGAACCGTACTCTTTTGAAAGACTTGCTCAACCAACTTGAGATAATCCCTTTCTCTGTTTGTATCGAAGAGTTCTGTCGTCAGAAAGCTGTATTGCGAAGAAAGGGACAAATGATAGAAGATAATGACCTTTATATTGCCTCTACGGCACTTACGTTGGGGATTCCAGTGGCAACAGAGAATGTAAAACACCTTGCACGTATAGAAGGATTGGAAGTGCAGAACTGGGTTGAACGATAATTACGACTATTTTCTTAGTAAGTTTGTTTGGTTAAATAACAGATTCTTAACATTACTTGTTAAGAAGTGTTTTTCCTATTTAATGAATGGTAAAAACTTACCTTTTGTTGAAGTAAAAAGCTAACTTTGCTTGTACTTATAATGTATAGACATTTATAAAAACTAAAAGCATAAAACTATATTTACAATGAAAAGTTTAAAAGATATTCTGCCTTGGGAGGACCGTCCAGAAGGATGCAAGGATGTGATGTGGCGTTATTCAAAGAACCCAATCATCGATCGTTATCATATTCCAACATCAAACAGTATCTTCAATAGTGCTGTTGTTCCTTTTGAGGATGGCTTCGCTGGTGTGTTCCGTTGCGACAACAAGGCGGTGCAGATGAACATTTTTGCTGGTTTCAGTAAGGATGGTGTGAACTGGGAAATCAATCATGAGCCTATTAAGTTTGAGGCTGGTAACACTGAAATGATTGAGTCAGAGTATAAGTATGACCCACGTGTTACATGGATTGAGGACCGTTATTGGATTACTTGGTGTAACGGTTATCACGGACCAACAATCGGTATTGCTTACACCTTCGACTTCAAGAAGTTCTATCAGTGTGAGAATGCTTTTTTGCCATTCAACCGTAATGGCGTCCTCTTCCCAGAGAAGATCAATGGAAAGTATGCGATGTTGAGTCGTCCAAGCGACAATGGTCATACACCTTTCGGTGACATCTACATCAGCTTTAGCCCAGATATGAAGTATTGGGGCGAGCATCGTTGCGTAATGAAGGTTACTCCTTTCCCAGAGAGTGCATGGCAGTGTACGAAGATTGGTGCAGGTTCGGTTCCTTTCTTGACAGACGAAGGTTGGTTGCTCTTCTATCACGGTGTAATCACTACTTGTAATGGTTTCCGTTATTCGATGGGTGCAGCTATCCTTGACAAGGACAATCCAGAGAAGGTTCTCTATCGCACTCGTCCATATCTTCTTGCACCAAATGCACCTTATGAGTTACAGGGTGACGTGCCAAACGTTGTCTTCCCATGTGCTGCTTTGCAGGATGGCGAGCGTGTAGCCGTTTACTATGGTGCAGCTGATACCGTCGTTGGTATGGCATTTGGCTATATCAAGGACATCGTAGAGTTCACAAAGAACAATAGTATATTATAAGGTGTTAAGTGTTGGGTGTTGGGTGTTGATGAATTGTTAGGTGATAGGTGTTGGGTGTTGGGTGTTGATGAATTGTTAGGTGTTAGATGTTAGGTGTTGGGTGTTGATGAATTGCTTAGAAGTAAATAATGATAGCTTCATCACAATTCATCATCGCCCACCACCTAACACCCATCACCTATCATCTACTATTCATCACCACCCAACATCCAACACCCACCACCTACTATTCATCACCACCTAACACCCATCACTCATCACCCACTACCCACCACCCAAATGAATCATAAATTCCTATTAGTACTACTTCTTTCCTTGTCTTTTCTTTCGCTGAAAGCGGCTGACAAGGGTGGGGAAGAGCCTGTTGACCTTGTCAATCCTTTTATCGGAACATCGAATTTCGGTACTACCAATCCGGGAGCAGTATGCCCTAACGGATTGATGTCAGTCGTACCATTCAACGTAATGGGTTCTGATTTGAATAAATATGACAAGGATGCACGCTGGTGGTCAACTCCTTACGAATATCATAATGTCTTTTTCACTGGTTATTCTCACGTCAATCTAAGTGGTGTGGGTTGTCCAGAAGTAGGCTCATTGTTGCTTATGCCAACGACAGGAAAGTTGAACGTTGATTATAAGGAGTACGGAAGTACATACGACAAGGAGGTTGCACACCCCGGTTATTATTCTAATTATCTGAAAAAGTATAATGTGAAGACAGAGGTAACAGCTACTCCTCGCAGTTCTGTTGCACGTTTCACATTCCCGAAAGGAGAAAGTCATATCTTGTTGAACCTCGGTGAAGGACTCACAAATGAGTCTGGTGCCATGGTGAAGAAGGTGAGCGACACAGAGTATGAGGGTATGAAGTTGCAGGGTACATTCTGTTATAACCCTCAGGCTGTATTCCCAATTTACTTCGTGATGCGTGTCAGCAAGAAACCAACGGAGGCTGGCTATTGGAAGAAACAGCGTCCGATGACAGGCGTAGAGGCTGAGTGGGATGTCGACAATGGCAAGTTCAAGCTTTATAAGACCTATAACAAAGAACTCTCTGGCGATGATATCGGTGTATGGATGAACTTCAACACTGAGGCTGACGAGCAGGTAGAGGTACAGATGGGTGTGTCATTCGTAAGTATGGCAAACGCTCGTGAGAACCTTGATGCCGAACAGCGTGGAAAGAACTTCGACGCCATTCGTGCTGAGGCGCGTGCTAAGTGGAATGATGATCTCTCTCGCATCCTCGTTGAGGGTGGTACAAAGACAGAGCGCACCATCTTCTATACAGCTCTTTATCACGTCCTCATCCACCCAAATATCCTGCAGGATGTCAACGGACAATACCCTGCCATGGAGGGTGATGAGATTCGAACGGTGAAGGAGGGCAATCGTTATACGGTCTTCTCGTTGTGGGATACCTATCGCAATGTGCATCAGTTGCTTACATTGGTTTATCCAAATCGTCAGCGTGATATGATTCGTTCGATGATTGGAATGTACGAGGAGCATGGCTGGATGCCAAAGTGGGAACTCTTTAGTCGTGAGACTTACACGATGGAAGGCGACCCAGCCATTCCCGTTATCACTGATTCTTGGTTGAAAGGTCTGCGTGGTTATGATATTAACAAGGCTTATGAAGCCTTCCGAAAGTCGGCTTTGACAAAGGGAAGCGAGAACCCTCTGCGCCCAGATAACGACGAATACATGGAGAAGGGTTATGTAGCTTTACACGAGAAGTTCGATAATTCCGTCTCTCATGCCCTCGAATACTACATTGCCGACAATGCCCTTTCACGCTTGGCTACGGCATTGGGTAAGAAAGACGATGCCCGTCTGTTCCACAATCGTGCTTTGGGTTATCGCCATTACTTCAGTAAGGAGTTTGGTTTGTTGCGCCCCTTGATGCCAGACGGCACCTTCTATAAGCCTTTTGATCCAAAGCAGGGAGAGAACTTCGAACCATCACCAGGCTTCCACGAAGGTAATGCTTGGAACTATACTTTCTATGTTCCGCATGACGTTATGGGACTTGCAAAGCTCATGGGAGGACAGAAAAACTTTGTAAACAAGCTCCAGAGCGTGTTTGACAAGGGTTATTACGACCCTGCCAATGAGCCAGATATCGCTTATCCTCACCTCTTCTCTTATTTCAAAGGCGACGAGTGGCGTACACAGGTACAGACACGCAGACTCTTGAAGGAGTATTTCAAGAATGCACCAGAGGGCATCCCGGGTAATGATGATACTGGAACAATGTCGGCTTGGGCTGTGTTCAATATGATAGGTTTCTATCCTGACTGTCCGGGCGATCCATCTTATACGCTCACTTCGCCAGTCTTTGACAAGGTGACTATCCGTTTGGATAAGGCACAGTGGGGCAGAGATAACCTTGTGATTGAGACTGTTCGTCCAAATGATGAGGCTGTTGTCATCAAGAAGATGGAATTAGGTGGTAAGCCATTGAACCGCTATCGCATTACGAATGACGAACTCTTGAAGGGCGGAGTATTGAAGTTCTATCTAAAGTAAACGACTACTACCCATCAAACCTCCCACGCTTCCGACGGTCTTTAATGTCTTATTACATTATATATAATGATAAAAACAGACATTGTTTGCCGTCTTCTATCCTTGTCCGAACGCTTCGGACAAGTTGTGTGGAGCCTTAACACAAGTTGTGCGGAGCCTTAGCACATTTGGTGCGGAGGCTTAATACGAAACAAAAAGGTGGCAGTTTGGAAGGCAGTCTACTATCAGAAAGGTCTTGAATGACCACAGATAGGAATACAGACAGCCGACAGCCATCGAAGAAAGAGACATAAAGTAAAAACAAATAATAAAGAAATAAAACCGAAATTTATACTCACGTTATGAGAAAAAAAGTTCTTTTGAGTGCAGTTTTCCTGTTGTTTGCAGCAGCTGTTTCTATGCCTGTTGCAGCTCAAAACATCATTCCACAACCTGAGAATATCAGTCTTTTGAAGGGTCAATTCAAGCTGAATAAGGGTACGAAGATTGTAACCAATCTTACAGGTCGTGATTTTAAGGTGTTAAATCAGTACACTTCTGAGGTGCTGAAGCATCCATTAGCATACGCAAAGAATCCTTCTAAGCAGGGCGTTTTCCGCTTGATTTGCAAGGGAACAGCCAAGCAGGCAGCTCAGGCAATGGACAGCGTTCGTCTGCAAGGTTATGAGTTGGAGGTTACACCAAAGGGTATCACCATTCAGGCACTGACTCCAACGGGCTTGTTCTATGGTTTGCAAACCGTTCGCCAGCTCGAAAAGGATGGCCAGATTGCTTGTGTAAAAGTGAAAGATACGCCACGTTTTGCTTATCGTGGTTTGATGATCGACTGCTCTCGACACTTTTGGTCGAAAGACTTCTTAAAGAAACAGCTCGATGCGATGGCTTATTTCAAGCTCGACCGCTTCCACTGGCACCTCACCGATGGTGGTGGATGGCGCATGGAGGTGGAGAAATATCCTCGACTGACAGACGAAGCCTCTTATCGCACACAGTCTGATTGGACAAAGTGGTGGATGGATAACGACCGCAAGTATTGTCATAAGAATACGCAAGGTGCCTACGGTGGCTATTACACACAGGAAGATATCAAGGATATCGTACGCTATGCAGCTGCGCGCCACATTGAGGTAATCCCAGAGATAGAGATGCCTGGTCATAGTGATGAGGTTGTTTATGCTTACCCAGAGTTGTCATGTACAGGCAAACCTTATACACAGTCAGACCTCTGTGTAGGTAAGGAAGCCACCTATACCTTCATGGAGAACGTGTTGAAAGAGGTAATGCAACTCTTCCCTTCTAAGTACATCCATATCGGAGGAGACGAGGCAGAGCGCCGCACATGGAAGACTTGTCCTGATTGTCAGAAGGTGATGAAGGAGAATCACTTAAAAGATGTAGCCGAGTTGCAGAGCCATTTCACCCATCGTATGGAAGAATTCTTGAACCGTAATGGTCGTAAACTCCTCGGTTGGGATGAGATTATGGAAGGTAAGTTGGCTCCTAACGCAGCTGTGATGTCATGGCGTGGAACAGAAGCTGGTATCGAAGCTGCAACAAGTAAGCACCATGTAGTGATGGCTCCACAGCAGTTCTATTATCTGAATATGTATCAGGACAATCCGATGGAACAGCCAAAGGCACAGGGCGGATATACTCGTTTGGATAAGACTTACAACTATGAGCCAATCCCTGCAGAGTACAAAGGAAGCAATCTTGAGAAATATATGGATGGCGTTCAGGCGTGTGTATGGACCGAATTCATCGCTGAACCAAGCCATTTAGAGTATATGCTCTATCCTCGTCTGTTAGCTTTGGCAGAGACAGGTTGGACAAAGAAGCGCACCGGTTACGACAACTTCCGCAAGAGAGCAGTCGTAAATGTAGACCGACTGAAGCGTGCGGGCTATAATGCCTTTGACCTCTCAAAGGAGAAGGGGTCACGTATGGAAAGCCGTAGTGTGACACAGCATGAGGCATTGGGTAAGCCAGTGACTTATCTTGGACGTTATGCAGAGAAGTATCGTGCCGAAGGTGATAACACACTGACCAATGGTTTGCGTGGCGATTGGGGCTATCTTGAGGGTCGTTGGCAGGGCTTTATCGACAGTACTGGTGTGGATGTAGTAGTTGATATGGGTAAGGTTACGGACATCCGTGACGTTCGTGTTGACTTTATGCACCTCTATGAATCGGTTATCTATACGCCAGAGACAATTGAGTTGATGGTGTCAGACGATGGTAAGAACTTCAAGACGATTGACACGGTACGACCAGGTATTAAGGCTTCAGAGGATTATCTCGTCTATCCTTACAAGTGGAAAGGAGATGTCAAAGGTCGTTATGTGCGTGTGAAGGCACTCCCTCGCGAGAAAGGCGCATGGATTTTTACAGACGAAATCATCGTCAATCAGAAGTAAACGAATACTTGATGAGCCGTTGAATGACGGCTTTGTCAAGACATATAAGACAAGAAGATTAAAACAATTCAGTATATGAAAAAAAGGTTCTTAACTTTAATGGCGTTTGCTGCAACCAGTCTTTTCGCTTTTGCGCAGGACTATACGCAGTATGTTGACCCATTTATTGGAACAGGCGGACACGGACATGTGTTCCTTGGAGCTAATGTTCCATTCGGTAACATTCAGGCTGGTCCTACACAGAAGAAGCAGGGCTGGGACTGGTGTTCTGGTTATCATTACAGCGATTCAACAGTTATCGGATTCGGACAGATGCACCTTAGCGGTACGGGTATTGGTGACTTGGGTGATGTATCACTCCTCCCTACTACCAATCCAGCACAGCGTGAGGTGAAGTTTGCTCATCGTGCCGAGCATGTAAGCCCAGGTTACTATTCTGTAATGTTGGCTTCTGGTGTTCGTGTAGAGTTGACTGCCACCCAGCGTGTAGCCTTCCATCGTTACGCTTTCCCTGCTGATGTAACAAAGGGTTACGTTATTTTGAACCTCTCTCAGGGTATCGGTTGGGACAAGATGACCTCTTGCAGCTTTAAGCAGGAGTCGGCTAAGACCGTCAGTGGCTACCGTATGTCACAAGGATGGGCTAAAGACCAGCGCGTTTACTTTGTGGCAGAGTTCTCACAGCCTGTTAAGTTGGAGTCAAACGAGCGTGATACGATTGGTGTCTTTGCTTTCGACAATGCTGAGCAGCCACTTCTCGTGAAGGTAGGAATCTCTGCAGTGAGTGTTGAGAACGCTCGATTGAATATGCAGAAGGAACTTCCAGGTTGGGACTTCCGCAATGCTGTTGCTCAGGCAAAGGATGAGTGGAACCATGAGTTGAGTAAGATTGCAATCAAGACACAGGACGAGAGTGCAAGAAAGATATTCTATACAGCATTGTATCACTCAATGATTGCACCTTCTGTCTTCAATGATGTAAACGGCGAATACCGTGGTGCAGATGGTAAGACACATAAGGGTGACTTCACTGATTATGCCACCTTCTCGCTTTGGGACACCTATCGTGCAGCGCATCCATTGATGACGATTATCCATCCAGAGAAGCAACGCGACATCGCACAGACGATGCTTCATATCTTTAAGGAGCAGGGTAAGTTGCCAGTATGGCACCTTGTGGGTAACGAAACCGACTGTATGATTGGTAACCCAGGCGTTCCTGCCCTCGTTGATATCGCACTGAAAGGCTTTGATGTAGATAAGAATGCAGTCTTTGAGGCTGCTAAGGCGTCTGCTATGCTTGATGAGCGTGGTATGGGATTGTTGAAGAAGTATGGTTATATTCCTTGTGATCTCGACCCAGAGCATGAGACAGTAGCAAAGGGATTGGAGTATGCTTTGGCTGATGCATGTATTGCAAAACTCGCCAAGGAATTGGGTAAGACAGCTGATTATAAGTACTTCTCAAAGCGCAGCCAGTCATATCGTGACTTCTACTTTGATAAGAAGACGAAGTTTATGCGTGGTGTAACATCTACTGGTAAGTTCCGTGAACCATTCGATCCATTCAGTACTGTACATCGTCAGGACGACTATGCAGAGGGTAATGCTTGGCAGTATGTATGGCTTGTTCCACACGATGTGCACGGTCTTGTAGCTGCTTTCGGTGGTGAGAAGCCATTTGTTTCAAAGCTCGACTCCCTTTTCATCGTTAGTGGTGACATGGGAGCAGAGGCTTCACCAGACATCACTGGTCTGATTGGTCAGTACGCTCACGGTAATGAGCCAAGCCATCATATCCTCTATATGTACAACTATGTGGGTCAGCCTTGGAAGGCAGCGGATAAGATTCGCTATGTACTCAAGAACTTATACCACGACGACTTCGATGGATTGAGTGGTAACGAGGATGTGGGTCAGATGTCTGCATGGTACATTCTTTCCTCTCTTGGCATGTATCAGGTTGAGCCTGCAGGTGGCAAGTATATCTTCGGTACACCGCTCTTTGATGAGGCTACGGTGAACGTTGGAGGTGGTAAGACCTTCCGCATAGTGGCACATAACAACAGCGATAAGAATATTTATATTCAGAGTGCTAAGTTGAATGGCAAGCCTTATACCCGTTCTTACATCGACTTCAAGGACATCAAACGTGGTGGAACACTTGAGTTTGTAATGGGTAGCAAGCCTTCTCAGTTTGGTGTTAAGCCTGCTGATAGACCCTAAAAGTTTTTGGAGTTAAGGTGTTAAGGAGTTGAAGGGAGTTAAGACAAATGTATTGTTGGACTATATTAATAAAAAACATTACGTTGATATTGAAGTCATCAGATTTTGACCCATATAACATTTGTCTTAACTCCCTTCAACTCCTTAACTCCTTCACTCCTAATAGTGCATCAATCTTTAATACTAATAAATAACTATGCCTAATTTTAATGATGTTGTATCACAGTTCCGCATTGAGGGAACTGTTGAGAGTGTAAGTCCAATTGGTAATGGACTGATTAATGAAACACTGCGTGTAAAAACTGTAGATGCTAATACGCCTGATTATATCTTGCAGCGTATTAACAACGCTATATTCACCGATGTAGACCTGTTGCAGCATAATATCGAACTTGTAACTGACCATATCCGCCACAAGTTGATGGAGAAGGGTGAGACTGATATCGAACGTAAGTGTCTGCGTTTCATACAGGCTAAGGACGGTAAGACCTACTACAAGGATGCTGACAACCTCTACTGGCGTGTGAGTGTGTTCATTCCTAACGCTGTTACAAAAGAGGAAGTAAACCCAGAGAGCGCATTCTGCTGTGGTGAAACCTTCGGTAACTTCCAGAATATGTTGGTCGATTTGAAGGAACCATTGGGAGAAACAATTCCAGACTTCCACAACATGGAACTTCGTTTGCGCCAGTTGCGTGAGGCTGTAAGTGCTGATAAGGCTGATAGAGTGGCTTCTGTGAAGGATATGATTGCTGAGTTAGAGAGCTATGCAAACGAGATGTGCCTTGCTGAACGCCTCTATCGTGAGGGCACATTGCCTAAGCGTATCTGCCACTGTGATACAAAGGTGAACAATATGATGTTTGACAAGGATGGTAAGGTGCTCTGTGTTATCGATCTCGATA
The nucleotide sequence above comes from Prevotella melaninogenica ATCC 25845. Encoded proteins:
- a CDS encoding metallophosphatase domain-containing protein, whose translation is MKILQISDTHNRHQLLTSMPAADVLVHCGDFTDMGTEEEVLDFLNWFILLPYPQKIFIVGNHDLCLWEAAEIEDLPDNVHFLQDRGCEIEGVKFFGLGYNHPESLIPRGIDVLVTHEPPIMILDESNNTHWGNSPLRSQVMRTKPKYHLFGHVHSAYGIEKHEDIVFSNGSSLDDYYEVCHSPRLITL
- a CDS encoding type II toxin-antitoxin system VapC family toxin, whose protein sequence is MKSKSQHGQVLLDSNVLIHLLRKNESVRQHILETGWRNCCVSEISIVELLYGAECSAYPEKNRTLLKDLLNQLEIIPFSVCIEEFCRQKAVLRRKGQMIEDNDLYIASTALTLGIPVATENVKHLARIEGLEVQNWVER
- a CDS encoding glycoside hydrolase family 130 protein, with amino-acid sequence MKSLKDILPWEDRPEGCKDVMWRYSKNPIIDRYHIPTSNSIFNSAVVPFEDGFAGVFRCDNKAVQMNIFAGFSKDGVNWEINHEPIKFEAGNTEMIESEYKYDPRVTWIEDRYWITWCNGYHGPTIGIAYTFDFKKFYQCENAFLPFNRNGVLFPEKINGKYAMLSRPSDNGHTPFGDIYISFSPDMKYWGEHRCVMKVTPFPESAWQCTKIGAGSVPFLTDEGWLLFYHGVITTCNGFRYSMGAAILDKDNPEKVLYRTRPYLLAPNAPYELQGDVPNVVFPCAALQDGERVAVYYGAADTVVGMAFGYIKDIVEFTKNNSIL
- a CDS encoding GH92 family glycosyl hydrolase, with amino-acid sequence MTHHPLPTTQMNHKFLLVLLLSLSFLSLKAADKGGEEPVDLVNPFIGTSNFGTTNPGAVCPNGLMSVVPFNVMGSDLNKYDKDARWWSTPYEYHNVFFTGYSHVNLSGVGCPEVGSLLLMPTTGKLNVDYKEYGSTYDKEVAHPGYYSNYLKKYNVKTEVTATPRSSVARFTFPKGESHILLNLGEGLTNESGAMVKKVSDTEYEGMKLQGTFCYNPQAVFPIYFVMRVSKKPTEAGYWKKQRPMTGVEAEWDVDNGKFKLYKTYNKELSGDDIGVWMNFNTEADEQVEVQMGVSFVSMANARENLDAEQRGKNFDAIRAEARAKWNDDLSRILVEGGTKTERTIFYTALYHVLIHPNILQDVNGQYPAMEGDEIRTVKEGNRYTVFSLWDTYRNVHQLLTLVYPNRQRDMIRSMIGMYEEHGWMPKWELFSRETYTMEGDPAIPVITDSWLKGLRGYDINKAYEAFRKSALTKGSENPLRPDNDEYMEKGYVALHEKFDNSVSHALEYYIADNALSRLATALGKKDDARLFHNRALGYRHYFSKEFGLLRPLMPDGTFYKPFDPKQGENFEPSPGFHEGNAWNYTFYVPHDVMGLAKLMGGQKNFVNKLQSVFDKGYYDPANEPDIAYPHLFSYFKGDEWRTQVQTRRLLKEYFKNAPEGIPGNDDTGTMSAWAVFNMIGFYPDCPGDPSYTLTSPVFDKVTIRLDKAQWGRDNLVIETVRPNDEAVVIKKMELGGKPLNRYRITNDELLKGGVLKFYLK
- a CDS encoding family 20 glycosylhydrolase yields the protein MRKKVLLSAVFLLFAAAVSMPVAAQNIIPQPENISLLKGQFKLNKGTKIVTNLTGRDFKVLNQYTSEVLKHPLAYAKNPSKQGVFRLICKGTAKQAAQAMDSVRLQGYELEVTPKGITIQALTPTGLFYGLQTVRQLEKDGQIACVKVKDTPRFAYRGLMIDCSRHFWSKDFLKKQLDAMAYFKLDRFHWHLTDGGGWRMEVEKYPRLTDEASYRTQSDWTKWWMDNDRKYCHKNTQGAYGGYYTQEDIKDIVRYAAARHIEVIPEIEMPGHSDEVVYAYPELSCTGKPYTQSDLCVGKEATYTFMENVLKEVMQLFPSKYIHIGGDEAERRTWKTCPDCQKVMKENHLKDVAELQSHFTHRMEEFLNRNGRKLLGWDEIMEGKLAPNAAVMSWRGTEAGIEAATSKHHVVMAPQQFYYLNMYQDNPMEQPKAQGGYTRLDKTYNYEPIPAEYKGSNLEKYMDGVQACVWTEFIAEPSHLEYMLYPRLLALAETGWTKKRTGYDNFRKRAVVNVDRLKRAGYNAFDLSKEKGSRMESRSVTQHEALGKPVTYLGRYAEKYRAEGDNTLTNGLRGDWGYLEGRWQGFIDSTGVDVVVDMGKVTDIRDVRVDFMHLYESVIYTPETIELMVSDDGKNFKTIDTVRPGIKASEDYLVYPYKWKGDVKGRYVRVKALPREKGAWIFTDEIIVNQK
- a CDS encoding GH92 family glycosyl hydrolase: MKKRFLTLMAFAATSLFAFAQDYTQYVDPFIGTGGHGHVFLGANVPFGNIQAGPTQKKQGWDWCSGYHYSDSTVIGFGQMHLSGTGIGDLGDVSLLPTTNPAQREVKFAHRAEHVSPGYYSVMLASGVRVELTATQRVAFHRYAFPADVTKGYVILNLSQGIGWDKMTSCSFKQESAKTVSGYRMSQGWAKDQRVYFVAEFSQPVKLESNERDTIGVFAFDNAEQPLLVKVGISAVSVENARLNMQKELPGWDFRNAVAQAKDEWNHELSKIAIKTQDESARKIFYTALYHSMIAPSVFNDVNGEYRGADGKTHKGDFTDYATFSLWDTYRAAHPLMTIIHPEKQRDIAQTMLHIFKEQGKLPVWHLVGNETDCMIGNPGVPALVDIALKGFDVDKNAVFEAAKASAMLDERGMGLLKKYGYIPCDLDPEHETVAKGLEYALADACIAKLAKELGKTADYKYFSKRSQSYRDFYFDKKTKFMRGVTSTGKFREPFDPFSTVHRQDDYAEGNAWQYVWLVPHDVHGLVAAFGGEKPFVSKLDSLFIVSGDMGAEASPDITGLIGQYAHGNEPSHHILYMYNYVGQPWKAADKIRYVLKNLYHDDFDGLSGNEDVGQMSAWYILSSLGMYQVEPAGGKYIFGTPLFDEATVNVGGGKTFRIVAHNNSDKNIYIQSAKLNGKPYTRSYIDFKDIKRGGTLEFVMGSKPSQFGVKPADRP
- a CDS encoding phosphotransferase enzyme family protein — translated: MPNFNDVVSQFRIEGTVESVSPIGNGLINETLRVKTVDANTPDYILQRINNAIFTDVDLLQHNIELVTDHIRHKLMEKGETDIERKCLRFIQAKDGKTYYKDADNLYWRVSVFIPNAVTKEEVNPESAFCCGETFGNFQNMLVDLKEPLGETIPDFHNMELRLRQLREAVSADKADRVASVKDMIAELESYANEMCLAERLYREGTLPKRICHCDTKVNNMMFDKDGKVLCVIDLDTVMPSFIFSDYGDFLRTGANHVAEDSDNYDAVGLKEDVFCSFTEGYLSTAGNFLTPVETSHLPYAVALFPYMQCVRFLTDYINGDVYFKVKYPEHNLVRSRNQLLLYRDVRRHDQMMADFVKKILKQ